The genomic DNA ATGTCCATGATGCTCGCTGCAGATGCGTTGATGAAGCGGAGCCGCACCTTTTCTCCCGGCCGGAATAACCCGGTCCAGTTGGCCCGTGAGGAAAGACCGTTTATCAGATACGTGTAGGTGGCGCCGGTCACATCCTGGAGGTCGGTGGGGTCCATCTGCATCTTTCCCCATTCGAGACGGTCCTTGACGGTATCCCAAAATCCGTTGCGGCCTGCGTCCCGGATGAAGTCTCCCATGGTCCTCTTCTGGTAGTTGTAGTAGCCGCCTTCCTTTTTGAGGTTCCTGTAGACCTCTTCCGGTTTTTCAAACGTCCAATCGGAGAGCATGACGACATATTCCCTGTCGAATTCGAACGGTTCCGGCTCGCGGGGATCGATGATCAAGGGCCCGTACTGCCCGGACTGTTCCTGGAAGGCGCTGTGGCTGTGGTACCAGTAGGTCCCGCTCTGCTTGAGGGTGAAGCGGTAAGTGAATGTTTCTCCCGGTGCGATGCCGGCGAAGCTGACGCCGGGAACGCCGTCCATTTCGTGGGGAAGGAGGATGCCGTGCCAGTGAACGGAGGTCGGCTGGTCAGGCATCATGTTGGTGACGCGGATCACCGCCTCCTCACCTTCGCGAAAGCGGAGAAGCGGCCCCGGAACCGATGCGTTCATCGCTACCGCGTTTCCCCATTCTCCGTCGACCCGGAGTTTGAACTGGTGAACCGAAATGTCGTATCGGCCGGGGCCGGACGCCGGTTTCGGAACCATGGAGGTGGTTGCGGCGAAGACAGGCGTCGGCGGCAACATCCTGCCGAAGGCCGTAACGGTCCCAATTGCAACGAACCCACGGAGAAATTTCCTTCTCGTAACATCCTGCACATTCTCGTTCACTGCTACACTCCTGTGTTGCCCGGCGAAATCTCCAGGTGCCGTCACAACCGGCCTCACGACATCCGTACTTATTTTAACCAGTTTTTCTCATTTTACTACGGACCCGAATTTCATTACTGACGATTCGGTGGTCATGGCGAAAGTGGCTGGACGCAACAAGACCTCGTGCGCAGCGTCTCACGAGGTCTTGTTTACCAGGGGCAGAACTGAATATGTAGCAGGGAGGAGTAGATGAGCAATAATAAAATTATGAGTGGCGAGGCGATATGCTTTTCGTCTTCTAATTAGTTATATTCATAGATTTCCATGTATATGAATCATGATCTACTTTCATTAAGGTGTCAGACTGGCTGCTCATCAAAGCTAGGGCCAGTACGCATTGAGAGAAATGTGCTCGTGATTAGGCAGGAAATGGAGAGAAGGGAAGGGCGACGAGAGGAGCCGTAAATGTGAAAAAGCTCCCAACGGTGCTGCGGGGAGCTTTAATGACAGGTTACCCTCCCTGTCCGTTTACGTTGCTGGTTGCGGAGTTGCTTATTTTCTTCAGTATGGAGTTCACTGTCTCTTCCAGCCTCTGCTCCTGCTGATATCTAAGATCAGCAGCGGCAAACTCGCGTTCGGCTCGTTTTTCAATGCTTGCAGTCGTCGCAACTTGGCCATAGGGCATTGTCTCGTAGTGGATGTGGGGGCCGGTCGACCTGCCGGAATTACCCGACAGGGCTATCACGGTGCCCGCTTCTACATGCTCTCCCAGCCGGACGTTGAAGGAAGAATTATGCCCGTAAAGGGTCCGGTTGCCGTTAGCATGTTCGAGAATGACGGTGGTTCCGTGGCCGCCGTGGGTGCCGGCGAAAACCACCCGCCCGCCCCTAGTGGCTCGGACGGGGGTTCCTGTCGGCACTGCGATGTCTATGCCGCGGTGGTAAACAGGTCTACCGCTGCCGAAGGGATCGATACGCCATCCTACCCTGGAGGTAACGACTCCTGTGGTAACCGGCAAATCGAGGTCGGCTCCGGCGGAGAGCGGCAGAGCCAAAAGCATCACGGCGATGAGGAAAATGAGCGTCCCTGACCGCAAGCGCTACAGCCCCTGAAAAAGAACCGTACTCAAATACCGCTCTCCCGTGTCGGGAAGGATAACCACGATCATCTTCCCGTGGTTCTCCCTCCTCACGGCTATTTCCATGGCTGCGAATGCTGCTGCGCCGGAGGATATGCCGACCAGCAACCCTTCCTCCCGCGCTAGTCTGCGGGCAGTGTCGATTGCTTCCTCGTTGGATACCTGAAAGATCTCGTCGATCACCTTACGGTTGAGGATCTCAGGCACGAAACCGGCACCTATGCCCTGGATTTTGTGGGCTCCCGGTTCACCACCGGAGAGAACCGGGGAATCCAGGGGTTCGACCGCAACAACCCTGACCGAGGGCTTCCTCTTTTTAAGAACCTCGCCTACGCCGGTTATGGTCCCGCCTGTTCCCACACCTGCCACGAGGATGTCCACTTTGCCGTCTGTGTCCTTCCAGATCTCTTCGGCTGTCGTAAACCGGTGGATATGGGGGTTTGCGGGGTTCTTGAACTGCTGTGGAATAAAAGACCCGGGCGTTTCCGCCGCCAGTTCTTCCGCTCTTCTTACGGCACCCTTCATCCCTTCTGTTCCAGGGGTCAGCACAAGTTCAGCACCGTAGGCTTTCAGTAGATTTCTCCGCTCCATGCTCATGGTCTCTGGCATGGTGAGGATAAGGCGGTATCCTTTGGCGGCGCATATATATGCGAGGGCAATTCCCGTGTTCCCGCTTGTCGGCTCGATGATTACCGTGTCCCGGTGGATGAGGCCACGTGCTTCCGCATCCTTGATCATGGAGAATCCGATGCGGTCCTTGACGCTGCCGCCCGGATTGAACGACTCCAACTTTCCGATAATGTCCGCTTCCAACCCCCGTGTTATCTCGGAAAGCTTCAACATCGGTGTCTTCCCGATGAGGTCAGTCATATTCTTGTAGATCTTCGACATTATTCGATCCTCGTATTCATTTAGTGCTGACTGACTGCACCTTAGCAATGCTTAAGGCACTCTTCAGAACTCATGATGATGGAGCAGATTTTTTCCGTTCCCTTATGGGCGGCAGATATTGTCGGCTTCCCCATCGTCAGGGTGAGCATTACTGCGGACAAGGCGAGAAATTTCCAAAACAGCATCTTCTGAAGGGAATTGATAATTCTTTCTTCCATGGCGCTACCTCCTGTTGTTCTCGTGCGTTAGTGTGAGTGTCCGCCGTTGCTGCCGGACCTGCCTTTGTACCCCGTGCTTGATCCGTTACCATAACGACGATACTCATCGTGTCTATCCGCTGGACCCGCGTATTTTCCGTCCAGAAAATCTAATACCACACAGCCCGACAGCAGGGAAACGATCCCTGCCAGTATGAGCATCCTGCAAACGTTTTTCATGGCCACTCCCTATTTGATAATAAGCCTTTGCATCAGCTCGTTACTTTATAAAAAACGGCGCACTCCAAGAAGGAGGGTAAAACAGAAGTGCGCCAAACTTCATGTTCCTAGAGCGGCGTAACGTGCAGGAGCAATCCGGAACTTCTCCAGGCATTCGTAACAGCAGAAGTAGTAGAAACTTCCACGGTATGAAAGGATCCCGTTCGCTTTCCGCCAGTCGATCAGTTCGCCGCAGACGGGGTCTCTGGCGATGTCCATCTCAGCCGTTCCTGTCGTGCTTTTTACAGAGCTATCAGCATCATCGGTATCATCATGAGGAGCATCAACCCTCCTCCCCACCAGCCCCATTTGCCGCCACCGAAATGATGGGAGAAGAAGCCGTGGCCCTCGTGTCCCGAGGGTTTTGCTTCTCCGACCGTAGCATTGACCTCGTAACGGATAGCTTCGGCATGCTGCTGTGGATCGGCGACGGTCGCTACAACCTTATAGTCACCGGTTTTTTCAAAGCTCCACGAATCGATGTATTCATCTTCCAGAACATCAACCTCTCGTTTCAGCACCGGTTCAGCTTTGTCCTTCTCGTACACTTCAAGGGTTACTTTTCTGTCGGTAACCGGCTGCCCGTCCTTTTCAAGCTTCAGTGCAAGGTTCACCTTGCTTTCTGCCGTCAGTTCGTCCGGCGATAGCTTGACCGTAGCTTTCAGATCGTTTTGCGTGAAGCTCTGTTCCATTGCCAGTGCCAAAGCAGGCATACCAAGAATAAGGCATAGAGTTGTGAGATAGAGAACCTTGTGTATCACTGTTACCTCCGGGATTGGTTTTGAATCAACTTGAGCAAACGTTGTGCCAGAATAAAACATAAGTAAAAACAGCTAGTTGTGTAGAATGTCGGATGCTGGTATGTGAAGAAAAAACTACATCAATAGCAGTATATTCTCCGCTACGATGAGCAAACACCGGCACCTTGCCGTTCAGGGGACGTTTCTGTGGCAGAGGCTTTTATACTCAGGCATCCTTGCGGGGGATTTAGAGAAATGCGTGAGTATTGAGGCGATAATCTGACACACCTGCTTAATATTCCTCAGGATATTAATCGCCGCTTCGATTGGCATCATGGCTATGCCTTGAATTTTAAAAGAGATCTGAAAAGTCCTGCTCTCGGCATGGAGATTGAAACGCTTGAGTAATGGAAGCTTCGAGCGGTGCAAAAATGACGAAAGCGAGGTCTAAGACATGGACTCATTCAACGCAATGGAAATTAGCGCTTCAGCTTTAACGGCAGAGAGAAGGAGAATGAACCTGATTTCCAACAACCTCGCCAATGCAAATTCAACTCGCACTGCCGAAGGAGGACCATATAAGCGCAAGGACGCGGTGTTTGCAGCCGTATCTGCGCCCGGTTCGTTCGCGGAAGCTATGGGGCGTGCAAGAGGAAGAGAGCCGCAGAAGGTTGAGGTAATGGAAATTGTCGAAGATCAAAACCC from Geobacter sp. DSM 9736 includes the following:
- a CDS encoding M23 family metallopeptidase; translation: MRSGTLIFLIAVMLLALPLSAGADLDLPVTTGVVTSRVGWRIDPFGSGRPVYHRGIDIAVPTGTPVRATRGGRVVFAGTHGGHGTTVILEHANGNRTLYGHNSSFNVRLGEHVEAGTVIALSGNSGRSTGPHIHYETMPYGQVATTASIEKRAEREFAAADLRYQQEQRLEETVNSILKKISNSATSNVNGQGG
- the cysK gene encoding cysteine synthase A, which produces MSKIYKNMTDLIGKTPMLKLSEITRGLEADIIGKLESFNPGGSVKDRIGFSMIKDAEARGLIHRDTVIIEPTSGNTGIALAYICAAKGYRLILTMPETMSMERRNLLKAYGAELVLTPGTEGMKGAVRRAEELAAETPGSFIPQQFKNPANPHIHRFTTAEEIWKDTDGKVDILVAGVGTGGTITGVGEVLKKRKPSVRVVAVEPLDSPVLSGGEPGAHKIQGIGAGFVPEILNRKVIDEIFQVSNEEAIDTARRLAREEGLLVGISSGAAAFAAMEIAVRRENHGKMIVVILPDTGERYLSTVLFQGL
- the flgC gene encoding flagellar basal body rod protein FlgC; translated protein: MDSFNAMEISASALTAERRRMNLISNNLANANSTRTAEGGPYKRKDAVFAAVSAPGSFAEAMGRARGREPQKVEVMEIVEDQNPPRMQYDPTHPDADPKGYVAYPNVNVVEEMADMMAATRAYEANVTASKAAMSMEMKALELLK
- a CDS encoding YHS domain-containing protein; the encoded protein is MDIARDPVCGELIDWRKANGILSYRGSFYYFCCYECLEKFRIAPARYAALGT